In Rhodamnia argentea isolate NSW1041297 chromosome 1, ASM2092103v1, whole genome shotgun sequence, the genomic window ttattggCGAACCTTAATGTCCCTACGCAGTATAGTTGGGGTTCAacagcacttgcatggttgtaccgagagttatgtcgtgcaaccgacccggagacgaagcaaatgggcggtgccttaCATATCTTGCAGctttgggcgtgggagcgcttcagatgtgtctccccatccttgacggttgaggttcctttaggacttgcacctttcggtagtcggtatgtgatctattatatttttagttcGTGCGTTATTAATTCCttccagtgcgtataatataagaaaatttaatgttttttgtttatgcagttgGAGTCACGGTCGAAGTACGACGGAGATCCCCACGCATACGTTggtacatctgcgctaccaacttgatagattggcatccgaagatgtaagtaatgatagcaacaaatgagtttaatataatgttagcttttaaattaattcttcatttaatttcatatgttttattatgataacagattatttgggagccctatGGTGGCGACATTCTGGAGAATGTACCGGCTTATCGCTTGCGGGGACAggatatttggagggctcgtgtgccactcatccgtttttggatagttgagtggcattatccagatCGGGTACTTCGCCGGTTTGGTATGCAGCGGGCGATACCTACTCCTCCCCGCGATCACACGAggttgcatgatattgacaataggccaCCCGGGAAAGATTGGGCAGCTAAACACGGACAATTGATCGCTATATGGGACAGGCGTACCGAATATGTAGTCCATGCCGATCCCGCCAcggaggaactccactttcactcgggatatatggagtggttccggagacatacacggaagtggatttctattaccggagctgcaatgggttcaatggttagtgcaaatactttcaatttaattcattaactatatttttactaacataagttattgtaattttataacatttgttgCATGTCATATCATTACCAGGGTGATGGCGTGGAAGAAATCTTACGTAtattaaattcacgtccatctcgtcggactttgggagatgtggggaggatagctaaggcaatgctatacgcccagCATGAGGAGAGACGTCTCacgatgatgccaccaccccaaccagcaactacggcggcaaccgttggccctcacgatgaTGATCCGCCTGAGCCTGTTCGgtcgacccggaggactcctcgagGTCATGTAGTTGGCAATGCCGTCCCTTACACtttcgagtatcatacgacggatttcgCTCCGGGTTTCGCTCCGGGATTAGACCAGACGGGTTTCAATGTTGGATTCACCCCTtttgccgccccatttcccgagggatctacttttgcatttcccgatccggagactccagctccttctcctacttcgtatgtacccgatttccctcctttttattcaagCTTCTCTACAGAAGGATATGTACCGTCTACGCagggcatattttcacaagatatgccttcatcatctacacatcctcctcggtcggatcctcctcctcggcctcctcctcgtccgtacaatactagagccgccgagcaccgaagagagccacgttgcggaacaggaggtcatgtaggaagacgacatcgttagtacatgtaattgtgacgatccgattattatctattatgaaaatagcatgtttttcatatatctcagtactttcattttataaatattctgaattaattacactaataaaataagcttcaaaagaaacaatttataaataaaataataattattaaaaacttaacaaaaataatgatttcctttttaaaaaaacgccGAGTAGAACAAAAcgccctgaatcgtccatggctagttgattgtggcaattttctttttacaatttttttgggagacaatttgctggaAGGGCAAACTCGTCATTTTCTataagtcgtcggccaaaataccctcaatcgtccatggccagtcgattatggtcatttactaattttttagattttttacaatttttttgaaagacaaattgccggaagggcaaaaccgtcattttctaaaagtcgtcgaccaaaataacccgaatcgtccatggccagtcgattatggtcatttactaatttttgagattttttataatttttttgaaagacaaattgccagaagggcaaaaccgtcattttctaaaagtcgtcggccaaaataccctcaatcattcatggccagttgattatggtcatttactaatttttgagattttttataatttttttaaaagacaaattgccgtaagggcaaaaccgtcattttctaaaagtcgtcggccaaaataacccgaatcgtccatggccgatcgattatggtcatttactaatttttgagattttttataatttttttaaaagacaatttgccagaagggcaaaatcgtcattttcaaaagtcgtcggccaaaatacccccaatcgtccatgccagttgattatggtcatttactaatttttgatatttttataatttttttaaaagacaatttgccggaagggcaaaaccgtcattttctaaaagtcgtcggccaaaatacccccaatcgtccatggtcgattgattatggtcatttactaattttcgagattttttataatttttttaaaagacaatttgccagaagggcaaaatcgtcattttcgaaagtcgtcggccaaaatacccccaatcgtccatagccagttgattatggtcatttaataatttttgagattttttataatttttttaaaagacaatttgccggaagggcaaaaccgtcattttcaaaagtcgtcggccaaaatacccccaatcgtccatgccggtcgattatggtcatttactaatttttgagattttttattatttttttaaaagacaatttgccggaagggaaaaatcgtcattttcaaaagtcgtcggccaaaataccataaatcgtctatggccagttgattgtggccatttactaatttttaagattttttacaatttttttggaggacaatttgccacaagggcaaaatcgtcattttctaaaagtcatcggccaaaataccccgcatcatctatggccagttgattgtggctatttattaatttttgagattttttacaatttttttgtagaCAATTTTCCGGAATGgtaaaactattattttttaaaagtcattggtcaaaataccccgaattgtgcatgacatgttcattatggcgatttttgacatttttttcaatttttttcgaatacaatttgccataagggcaaaatcgtcattttcaaaattcgtcgacGAAAATACCCCGAATTGTCTATGGCTAGTTCAATgttgccatttactaatttttccgagcttttataatttttttagaaaataatttcttacgaGGACGAAATCGCCGGGCTGGGATCGGGGCCTGGGGTGGGGAGGGGCGGCGGGGACGGCAGgggaagggggaggggggggggaggggcggccggcggcggggCTTGCcctcgctctctcttttttcttgctcggcaccgtgagtgccgagcaagacccattgtggagagagagagagcagaaattctgctctctctctctccacagtcCCTCCgcactgctctctctctctctctctctctccaagtgctctgcacgctttagtggagagagagagagcgaaagcAGAATTCTGCTATGCACTAATGCAGAGCAGAATTCTCTGCTCCGCACCGCACGCTTTAGTGCGAGTTGAATTTCGCTCCGCACTAAAgcgtgcagaaaaaaaaaaataaaataaaaaataagacaCGGTGTGCGTAGAGAGCAGTTTTGCTCTCTCTGTTTGCTGTCTTGCTTGGCACtatgagtgccgagcaagacaggTGCTCGGCACTAGAAGTGCCGAGCGGCCACTCGGCTCGGCAGTTAAACCGCCGAGCGGCCACTCGGCTCGGCAGTTTAACCGCCGAGCGGATGCCCGCTTGGCGTTATGACCGCCGAGCGGACCCCTAAACGGCAAATAacttttctctcccctaaaatggtaaataaatttttttttgtatgcaatttgaaaaaaagcccgagTTGTTGCACCGATTTGGAGCAGTGCCCATATTCAGATCTGTACAGAGACACATCTGATGGCCTCTAAAGATCTcaactttgtttttttcatgTGACAGACCTTCAGTCAAGTGTTGTATGCTTCAATGGCTACGCCATTTGGGATTGACTTGAAAGTCTCTGCCTTTACTTGACCGCCTGGTGAAGCAAATGGACGAGCTGCAAGTTATTGTGGGGTTTGTTCATACACGGAAGGAAGGCCGCGAGCAACAACGAAGGGGATGGCTGGCTCGTCCATGGAGGGGCAACGAATGCGAGCTGCCATGACGACGGTGGGGGGTGGCTCGACATGGACGGTCGGCTTGGATAGGGGTTCGACGATACCACGGGTGACTGTAGATGGAGGAGCTGGCTGTGGACGGAGGAGGGAGAAGAGGAAGCTCAAAAAAGAAAGCGAGagttttacttttctttatatatttatatgtcCATGTCATCAACACGCGGTAATTTGTGATtggatttcaaaaaaaaaaatatacatgcCGCATCAGCCTATGACGCGATACGGTGTAACCACTGTACACTCATCTGCTCACTAAACTGATGACCTTCGTACGTAGTCCTACAATCTCGAAGCTGAATTTGAGCTCCGACACTCAAGGGGCATGCCTCTTGTATAATTTGCTTAGCGGAAATGAGGCACGAGGTGCAATAGTCGGGTGAAGTCGCTCCATCGCAAGCTTCGCGGCAGTAGCAGAACTTGGAGTACCGATGTATAGCCGGGGATTCGAGTGTAATAGCTATACCGTTGGATCCAACGCAGCGACTTGCTTGATCACAAATTGCACGGTAATCTGATAAGGATCATCGGAAGTATACGTAGCCACGCTGCAATATGAAGTTACCGGAGTGGTATCTGGGTTACACCTTATCAAATTTACAGAACTAAAGGACAGAACTAAGAGGAGGACAGCGCTCCAATATAGACCCATTTTCCATGTTTTTGTTTGGCTTTTGTTTGAGATTGTGAGAGCTCTAAGTAGGTTTGCCATATAAAGAAGTGATCATCGTAGTTTTCTCCGCCATCTTCTTTGCACAGTTGGATATCGAACTAATCTtcctattaattttttattatcactAAGTAGTGATTAGTCACCATCAATATGTCATTTAAAGAGTTCACGGATTCTAAGGTCATTTAGGACATCACCTTATTTATTCATACGGCCATGTCAACATGTCATTTTCATTACTTGACCCACCAAACAGGtagggtggggtggggtggcgTGGGGTGGGGTGGGTCGGGTCAGGTCCTAAATGACCCGACACAAATAGACGAATTTAACACATttaatgcaatacaaatctaataaTTCATACTTGACTCATACCCAATTTATACCCGATTTGACCCAGATTCCTAACACACTTCAATATTTAaacaaatctaaaaaaaatcatgcccAAACTAAAGTGAGAGTGCGAAGTGAATGAGCGTGAGATCAAGTGAAGGCAAAATACGTGTGTTGGGTCTACGTaaattgtaaacccatttacaaatctcatttatgactcatttaacacACTTATTATGTTTAAatccatttattgaatataattaaccTATGTGATAATTCACCTCATTATATATGACttaataaatgagtttataatccattttgacaggtctctTCATTATCGGCGGAGAATGTCCCTGCCCTCTTTatcattttctcttcattttatCGGAAGCAATTAATTTTGGCTTCCATCCCGTCCTGTGAAAATTGTTGCCACATTGTCTTTGGACCTTATATAACTGCTATGATtatcatatctctctctccatttagGGAATAAATGGCGATGGCTAGACAGAAGAGTGGGGTGTGGGGTGTTTAGCAAAGTTGGCAGAGGCACTGAGCTTGAGCGACACCGGCGAGGGCGTGAGAGCAATGGCCTAGGATAAGACCGTCGCTATATATGGCACAAAAAGTGGAGAGAGAAGGTTTCAAGAGAGAGGGATGGAGGTTGATGTGCAGGTTGGATTAGGGTTTGAGTTTAGACTTTATCAGCATAATAACAGTATGTTGTGAATTGCAAATTCTAAAATAAGAGTGTactccacaataatttttaattaattgttatttatttttatgtggcTCTTACGGTCACCAGGACTATATGATTCGAACAAGCAATCTGCTGAAATCAAACCAAACATCTAACCACTCAGCCAATCTCCTCGCATGTTGTGTTAAGGAAGTTTGACCCATTTATTAATGTGTTTATTGTTAGAGACCCATGTTTGACGCGAGTAACCGTGGCGACGCTACATGAATTGGTAAGATTCTAATGTGGCATTTCAGTAAAAAGAAATGTGCACTTAGGAATGGTCGAGAGGCAAAATATTTCAACCCCAAAGCACTCCACGAGTGCCAAATGCTCTTTTAACTTCTTCTTTCCTTGCTTCGATCACACTGTTAATCGAATCTTTGGGTCTCGAATCCCTTGATCtccctccaaaaaaaagaagaagtatcCCTTGATCACATGACTTCGTCATCATCGGGTCAGCCTCGTTATGGGGTTTCCCACTCTAATTAGAATTCGTGCAATCTCATTAGCGACGGCTTTCGCTCAACAGAAACTCGATCGTTCTTGAAATTACGCATTATTCCAACCATAATCGCGTGATTAACTGGAAAAcacaatgggaaaaaaaaattgtatcagCATTACTTATCATTGACTTTACCACCTTATCGTGAGAGCAAGAAGAAACCCGTCctaattgggggaaaaaaaacgagagtcgtgtaaaaaaaaaaaaaatcagattctACATCTCCAACTGAATTGAAGTACTAAACATATTGcgcttttgccaattgagttctcaacttttcaattttgttaattgtgTCCAAagcattttcacgttttgccaattgagtccgtTCAGCCAATTTTTAagggaaatcgctaacatgaatGCCGACTATTTTATGTGGCATTGCCGGtcttgacgtgaataatttttaaattcttgatttcttttcaaaatttctttatttattttatttttcctttttcttcttttcttctcttttttttacctTCATGTGGTCGGAAAGTGTCGGCGAGGGCCcaacgaccctcaccggccacaataacaacgaaaagaaaaaagtaaaaaattagaattttttttaaaataatgctAAAAAAACGTTCACGTCGGCTCCAGTCAGACCACATGGGACACCCAAcgtccatgtcaacgattttcaggAAAAATTAGGCGAATTGGCCCAATTGGCAATATGTGAAAATGTGAAGAACTCGATTaatacaattgaaatgtttagcattaaattggcaaaaatgctaTAAGTTTAGgtctttttggataatttttcatattttcagtGGTCACGACGTGTACACCTTCTGGAGACTTGACTCATATAAAGTAAGTTGGGCATTGATGAATGGCATTAGAGCAAGACTCTCTTTAATGGATGTGTGGCTCATGGACGGACTATGCTCATAAACACTCCGACAAGGTCAAGGAGTGATTCTCGAGACAGGAGTGATTGGACAAGGTGTGACTTTTGGCAGGCTTCTGAAACGATGGAGGGATAGGAATGAAGGGAGCCGCACAGAGTATCGCTTGACCCCTTTATTTGGTTATACCGATTGCTTCTTTTGAATGCTTGATCCAAGTAAAATACATATGATTATCGCATAGTGTTAATCGCAATCTGTCACCAGTTAGATATATCGTTATAACGAGACTCGCATCATACAGTCTCCCCGCACCTAATGGCTAAAACTTTTAGGTTGAACTTTCTCATACGGTATCAAAACATAGGTCAAATCACGGATCACAAAACTCCGCCCTCAAACACATTATTCACGGTGGGTTCACAACAGACGACTCCTGCAAAATCGAGAATCATGCCGATTTCACAATACCCAAATCTAGCTGTACGAATGTAAGGGATCGGCTTAACAACGTGCCTCCTATACACGTAGTCTCTTTCCGTCGGACGACTTAAATTTCATATCCTAATACGTAGGGCAACGTCAGGTCGTGCAGCGCACATTCAACACGTCCATTCATCACTTTCTTGAGCTTTCGTTGGACCAATTGATTATCCTGGCTTTGCGTCCAAAGCGAGACTACCGGAAAGATTTGGACCAAACACGAGACACAAAGCATAATTTGGGAAGGAAGTAATCAAAGTGATTaggaaagggaagaagaaaaagaaaggttcCCAACGGGACAAGTGGGTGACCGAGCCATGTGCAACCATGTGGTGGTTGGCCCTCCGTGGGTCCACGAACCCACTTCATCTCTCTTCCTTGATAAGGAAAGCAATTTTGTTCTTCCCccttttgttcatttaaaattgGTCTATTCATCTCTCcatcattctctctttttctctttttctttttccttatattCAAAAGACTCTTCGAATCGCCCGTTATCATTTTCCATAGTCCGGAAACACAAGCGCAGAGGCCTGATGATCATGTGGACGCGAAAATACCGTGCAATCTCTGTAAATCAATTAAGTCCGAATTCTAGTCTCATTGGCGGCCCTAATTTAGAGCACTTCGAACGCGATTGATGGGATATGAATGGGTAATCTCTAAGTTCTTAAACCGAAAAAATCCCTCGACACTACAGCTCCTCTAGTTTCATTTGCTTAATGTGGTGGAAACTATACAATGTCATCAGTTCTAAAATATATGATGTCGCGACGCGTCAATTTAAGTTCGAAAAGCGTTTCCCTATGGATACGGTTTTGGCTTCGTTTCTAGGATTTTGTAATAACCTTTTACACAAACGATAGAAAGCCCGATAAACGACGATATTGgcctttctttatttcttacCGCTACATCAAATAACCATTCACCCTCGTTAAGGTTCCGTTTTATTTCATGCGAAATgaacgatttagaaaatattttcctgaaagatATCTTGTACTGCATATGATAATGAATGAACGGAAAGTCTTTTCATGGTCCCCGAATACCACAGTGCTATACATATACTACATGTTGAGTGCCCAATTCAATAAAGGTACCAAACTATCCTCCTCACGACGGCGTGCCTTTCACGCACCATCAGATACGGACAATTAGACACGTCATCATCTTCGTGCTAATGATGTTAGGCCAATGAAGTCTCAAACCTGAAAATCTTGCTCTCAAAGTCTCAAATTCTCTTCGGGCCGTCCaattccaatctctctctctctctcttccagaATACATCTGTTTGTGTCAGAATGTGACTGAAGTTTTCGCCTTTTGTCCTTGCaagcaaggaggaggaggaggaccccTCTTGTGTCAGAAACAAAATCCCAACGGCCAATCTCAGTTCATCCTCAAAGTTAGCTGCGTACGAGGATTGGTTTCCACCGCCAccctcttctccttccttcttgGCCGTAACCCTAGAGAGACTTCCTTCATCTCTCCCCCTCAAAGCCACGTAGCCCTTTGAGTTTCTCGAGGGATTTTGCATGCCTCCATGGCTCCTGAGGATCCAGTGACCGtgagtcctcctcctcctcctcctcctcctacacCTTCTCTCAAGACCAAGATCGCTCGCCGATTCGTCAAGTCCCTCGCAGAAGTCTGGACGTCGCGTAAACTGGCGACTGAGGGTGGTGTCCGGAAACGCGCTCGGAGGATAAAGATCGCTGCCTACTCGAGCATGGCTCGTGCGGTGGGCGGATCGAGGAGGGCTTGGAGCCGAGCCCTTCTGGCGAAGCTACAGGGCCGAGCCAAGCGGCGTTGCCATTTGCGGAGCCAGAGATGCTTGGGattgaagagaaagagagctGGCTCCAGAAATATGGTGCGGAATGAGGTGAGCGGATCCGACAAGCTCCGGCGGCTAGTCCCCGGTGGGAAAGCCATGGATCTTTGCAACTTGCTGGAGGAAACAAGCCATTTCGTCCAGTGCCTCGCCACTCAGGTTAAGGTCATGCAGAGTATAGCGGATCGGTACTCGGTTTAaggttgtttttccttttgtcttcgGATCGGAATCTACTGatggaaagaaaatgaattgcaTACAGAGAATCCTGGTGGGTTGATGTTGAGACATGTGAAGGGTTCACAGTTGACAGGTTTTACTTCTCATGTACATAAAAATACTTAAATGGACACAAGGGAAGACGAAGCATATCACTCCTTCTGCAGATTGAatgaagagatagagagagataagAGGAAGCTAAAGCTTGACTTGTAGAAAGCAGATGATTATCCATATTACTCTCTtaaatttactctctctctctctctctctctccatgattGAAGTCTGTTAATGGATTAATGCATGGAGCAGATCTTGCAGGTGTGGAAACAATCTGTGATTCTGTCTAAAGTCTGTTTCAGATGGTTTGTATTGCGGGGGTAAGTTGATAATCTTGCTGGTTATCTCCATGCTCATTTAATAGATAATATGTGGGGCATTATCTGTGAACTGAAATGAATAAATAACACCTGTAATTATTGTGGCTCTGATTCATTAATCGTTTGTGATAATACATTAGCAAGTGATCAGAATAATTTATTGCTTTGGCtgttctcatttcttttttacttcaATAACACTGATCTATataggctctttttttttttttttaataaataaaatccaaGCGTTAAAGAGCTCTGTTTATTCCCTTTTGGCATCTCAATTTCTCAATATGCTAACCACACATTTTTCTTAACTtcccatttctctttcacaaaaca contains:
- the LOC115745261 gene encoding transcription factor IBH1-like is translated as MAPEDPVTVSPPPPPPPPTPSLKTKIARRFVKSLAEVWTSRKLATEGGVRKRARRIKIAAYSSMARAVGGSRRAWSRALLAKLQGRAKRRCHLRSQRCLGLKRKRAGSRNMVRNEVSGSDKLRRLVPGGKAMDLCNLLEETSHFVQCLATQVKVMQSIADRYSV